A single region of the Arthrobacter sp. zg-Y820 genome encodes:
- a CDS encoding polyprenyl synthetase family protein yields the protein MTESSNTSPDTAADDAVRALPAGFALIAEDPQLGPSIAATLEQVEVQLLGAISQSDPFANATSRHLAQAGGKRIRPLLVLLASHLGPEPNNAKVVQSAVVVELTHLATLYHDDVMDSAPLRRGAPTAHEVWGNSVAVLTGDLIFARASSLVSELGGEALGIQARTFERLCLGQLHETVGPHDGQDPLEHYLSVISGKTASLIAASGQMGALFSGATRQAIDIMVEYGEKVGTAFQLADDVIDVTGREAKSGKTPGTDLREGVPTLPVLLLRRKAAAGDAEAAAVLELVDGDLSSDAALEAAVEALRENPATAEAWAVARQWSDEAVAVLEPLPDSVVKQALASFARAVVERDV from the coding sequence GTGACTGAATCCTCGAACACCAGCCCGGATACTGCCGCTGACGATGCCGTGCGCGCGCTGCCGGCCGGATTCGCACTGATCGCCGAAGACCCGCAGCTGGGTCCCTCGATCGCTGCGACCCTGGAGCAGGTCGAAGTCCAGCTTCTGGGCGCGATCTCCCAGTCGGATCCCTTTGCCAACGCCACCTCGCGCCACCTGGCGCAGGCCGGCGGCAAGCGGATCCGTCCGCTGCTGGTACTGCTGGCCTCGCATCTGGGTCCGGAACCGAACAACGCCAAGGTGGTCCAGTCCGCCGTCGTCGTCGAACTGACGCACCTGGCCACCCTCTATCACGACGACGTGATGGACTCCGCGCCGCTGCGCCGCGGCGCCCCCACGGCGCACGAGGTTTGGGGCAACTCGGTGGCGGTACTGACCGGCGACCTGATTTTTGCCCGCGCCTCGTCCCTGGTGTCCGAACTCGGCGGGGAAGCCCTGGGGATCCAGGCCCGGACCTTTGAGCGGCTCTGCCTGGGCCAGCTGCACGAAACCGTCGGCCCGCACGACGGCCAGGACCCGCTGGAGCACTACCTGTCGGTGATTTCCGGCAAGACCGCGTCGCTGATCGCGGCGTCGGGCCAGATGGGTGCGCTGTTCTCCGGTGCCACCCGGCAGGCAATCGACATCATGGTGGAATACGGCGAGAAGGTCGGCACCGCCTTCCAGCTGGCCGACGACGTCATTGACGTCACCGGCCGCGAGGCCAAGTCCGGCAAGACGCCGGGCACCGACCTGCGCGAAGGAGTGCCCACCCTTCCGGTGCTGCTGCTGCGCCGCAAGGCCGCCGCGGGCGATGCCGAGGCCGCAGCCGTGCTGGAACTGGTGGACGGGGACTTGAGCTCGGACGCGGCGCTGGAGGCCGCCGTCGAGGCGCTGCGGGAAAACCCGGCCACCGCCGAAGCTTGGGCAGTGGCCCGGCAGTGGTCCGATGAGGCGGTGGCGGTGCTCGAGCCGCTGCCCGATTCGGTGGTCAAGCAGGCGCTGGCCAGCTTCGCCCGGGCCGTGGTGGAGCGGGACGTCTAG
- a CDS encoding amino acid ABC transporter ATP-binding protein, with protein sequence MSTAAFSSPVAASNAVPAIEVRNLHKSFGSNEVLKGIDFHVDQGEVVCVIGPSGSGKSTLLRCVNRLEEPTSGTILVEGVDITDPETDLDKVRTRIGIVFQQFNLFPHLNVLRNLTLAQRRAKKRGKAEAEEIARKNLDKVGLGDRGAAFPAQLSGGQQQRVAIARALSMDPDMMLFDEPTSALDPELVGDVLAVMRNLAEEGMTMMVVTHEIGFAREVGDRVVFMDGGVVVEQGRPSDVLDNPQHPRTREFLSKVL encoded by the coding sequence ATGAGCACTGCAGCATTCAGCTCCCCCGTCGCCGCCAGCAACGCGGTGCCCGCCATTGAAGTGCGGAACCTGCACAAGAGCTTCGGCTCCAACGAGGTCCTCAAGGGCATCGACTTCCACGTGGACCAGGGTGAAGTGGTCTGCGTGATCGGCCCGTCGGGTTCCGGCAAGTCCACCCTGCTGCGCTGCGTCAACCGTCTGGAGGAGCCCACCAGCGGCACCATCTTGGTGGAGGGCGTGGACATCACCGATCCCGAGACGGACCTGGACAAGGTCCGCACCCGGATCGGCATCGTGTTCCAGCAGTTCAACCTTTTCCCGCACCTGAACGTGCTGCGCAACCTCACCCTGGCCCAGCGCCGCGCCAAGAAGCGCGGCAAGGCCGAGGCCGAGGAGATCGCCCGCAAGAACCTGGACAAAGTGGGCCTGGGCGACCGCGGCGCCGCCTTCCCCGCCCAGCTCTCCGGCGGCCAGCAGCAGCGCGTGGCCATCGCCCGGGCGCTGTCCATGGATCCGGACATGATGCTCTTCGACGAGCCCACCTCCGCCCTGGACCCCGAACTGGTGGGCGACGTGCTCGCGGTCATGCGCAATCTGGCCGAGGAAGGCATGACCATGATGGTGGTGACCCACGAGATCGGCTTCGCCCGCGAGGTCGGTGACCGCGTGGTCTTCATGGACGGCGGCGTCGTCGTCGAGCAGGGCCGTCCGAGCGATGTGCTGGATAACCCGCAGCACCCCCGCACCCGCGAGTTCCTCTCCAAGGTGCTCTAG
- a CDS encoding geranylgeranyl reductase family protein has product MNVLIVGAGPAGSTAAYYLARAGVEVTVLEKTSFPREKVCGDGLTPRAVREIQLLDLPHDEADGWRRNKGLRLIAAGRTVELPWPVLSDFPNYGLIRTRLGFDEALARHAQAAGARILERHSVTSALRDDAGRVTGVVANVLDDDGRRTGETREFFADVVLAADGNSSRTALSLGIEKRDDRPLGVAVRTYFESPRTNDDWMEGWLELPDAAGKPLPGYGWIFGVGDGTSNVGLGILNTSKEFGKLDYRKVLRDWTAGMPAEWGFTPENQVGEIRGAALPMGFNRTPHYSPGLLLLGDAGGMVSPFNGEGISYAMESARFAADFIVAAQAEARTPGLLSASAAFDSRLSGYADHIRSEWGSHFTLGRIFAGLIGKPAIMKLALRTGMPIPVLMRFVVRMLANLTDHSSKGLEDRVIAVLEALVPAASNQDAGPVPLSNPLRRKVSLKP; this is encoded by the coding sequence GTGAACGTCCTCATCGTTGGAGCCGGCCCCGCCGGTTCCACTGCCGCTTACTACCTTGCCCGGGCGGGAGTGGAAGTCACCGTCCTGGAAAAGACCTCCTTCCCGCGGGAGAAGGTCTGCGGCGACGGGCTCACCCCGCGTGCCGTCCGGGAGATCCAACTCCTGGACCTGCCGCATGACGAAGCCGACGGCTGGCGGCGGAACAAGGGACTGCGCCTGATCGCAGCGGGCCGCACCGTGGAACTGCCCTGGCCGGTTCTCTCGGACTTCCCGAACTACGGGCTGATCCGCACCCGGCTGGGCTTTGACGAGGCACTGGCCCGGCACGCGCAGGCGGCGGGCGCCCGCATCCTGGAACGCCACTCGGTCACCTCGGCACTGCGCGACGACGCCGGCCGGGTCACCGGCGTGGTGGCCAACGTGCTCGACGACGACGGCCGGCGCACCGGGGAAACCCGCGAGTTCTTCGCCGACGTCGTGCTGGCCGCCGACGGCAACTCCAGCCGCACCGCGCTGAGCCTGGGCATTGAAAAGCGCGACGACCGGCCGCTCGGCGTGGCCGTGCGCACCTACTTTGAAAGCCCGCGCACCAACGACGACTGGATGGAAGGCTGGCTGGAGCTTCCCGACGCCGCCGGAAAACCCCTGCCCGGCTACGGCTGGATTTTCGGGGTGGGCGACGGCACCTCGAACGTGGGCCTCGGCATCCTGAACACCTCCAAGGAATTCGGCAAGCTGGACTACCGCAAGGTCCTGCGCGACTGGACCGCCGGGATGCCCGCCGAATGGGGTTTCACCCCGGAGAACCAGGTGGGGGAGATCCGCGGTGCGGCCCTGCCGATGGGCTTCAACCGGACCCCGCACTACTCGCCGGGGCTGCTCCTGCTCGGCGACGCCGGCGGCATGGTCTCACCGTTCAACGGCGAGGGCATCTCCTACGCCATGGAGTCCGCCCGGTTCGCCGCAGACTTCATCGTGGCCGCGCAGGCCGAGGCACGCACTCCGGGCCTGCTGTCCGCCTCGGCGGCCTTCGATTCCCGGCTCTCCGGCTATGCCGACCACATCCGGTCCGAATGGGGCAGCCACTTCACGCTTGGCCGGATCTTCGCCGGCCTGATCGGCAAACCAGCCATCATGAAGCTGGCCCTGCGCACCGGCATGCCGATCCCGGTGCTGATGCGGTTTGTGGTCCGGATGCTGGCCAACCTCACTGACCACAGCAGCAAGGGTTTGGAGGATAGAGTTATCGCCGTGCTGGAAGCTCTTGTTCCGGCCGCCTCGAACCAAGATGCAGGCCCCGTCCCGCTGTCCAACCCGCTCCGACGAAAAGTTAGTCTAAAACCGTGA
- a CDS encoding basic amino acid ABC transporter substrate-binding protein: MLNKARTALAAVLALGALTATACSGGDTAETESGIPLVNEGALTVCSNVPFQPFEYVGDDGEYTGFDMDLTREIAAGMGLELEVQNASFDGLQSGTVLAANQCDLIAAAVSITPEREKNLAFSDPYYDSLQSLLVPADSTAKSLADMAGKKIGIQQGTTGESYARDNAPSDTEIISYQTDAELFQALQAGNIAGVLQDLPVNLAHTDGDSFRIVATYPTGEAYGLAMKKEGSEKLVEEVNKQLAAMRENGKYTELYDKYFTE; encoded by the coding sequence ATGCTGAACAAAGCACGCACCGCACTTGCAGCCGTCCTGGCTCTCGGCGCCCTGACCGCAACTGCCTGCAGCGGCGGCGATACGGCGGAAACGGAGTCCGGAATCCCTCTGGTCAACGAGGGTGCGCTGACCGTCTGCTCCAACGTTCCGTTTCAGCCCTTTGAATACGTGGGCGACGACGGCGAATACACCGGCTTCGACATGGACCTGACCCGGGAAATCGCCGCCGGCATGGGCCTCGAGCTGGAAGTGCAGAACGCCAGCTTTGACGGCCTGCAGAGCGGCACCGTCCTCGCCGCCAACCAGTGCGACCTGATTGCCGCGGCAGTCTCCATCACCCCGGAACGCGAGAAGAACCTGGCGTTCTCCGACCCCTACTACGACTCGCTGCAGTCGCTGCTGGTGCCGGCTGATTCCACGGCCAAGTCCCTGGCGGACATGGCCGGCAAGAAGATCGGCATCCAGCAGGGCACCACCGGTGAAAGCTACGCCCGCGACAACGCGCCCTCCGACACCGAAATCATCTCCTACCAGACTGACGCCGAACTCTTCCAGGCGCTGCAGGCAGGCAACATTGCGGGCGTCCTGCAGGATCTGCCCGTAAACCTTGCCCACACGGACGGTGATTCCTTCAGGATCGTTGCCACTTACCCCACCGGTGAGGCGTACGGCCTGGCCATGAAGAAGGAAGGCAGTGAGAAGCTGGTTGAAGAGGTCAACAAGCAGCTCGCCGCCATGCGTGAAAATGGAAAGTACACCGAGCTTTACGACAAGTACTTCACGGAATAG
- a CDS encoding isochorismate synthase, whose amino-acid sequence MMTTLRSLTVPIGELSATIGLLEYLVLNDQLAWIRSGEGLVGFGESARFTASGPERFADAQQWWLKLASDADVENPLVVPGSGLAAFGSFGFSKRSPFESRLVVPEIIVGSRDGVAWITQTTADPDAELSLATAQAALAHYLDEVPVAREPDPEDKILPGNLSEAEWKNAVARSVAHINAGDLSKIVLARDIVASLGSPVSAAQVLRELALRYRSCWTYSVDGLIGSTPEMLIKVENGVARARVLAGTLDRATAPADDPEYAQRVLAGSDKQRHEHQIAIDSLTRQLEPFTSSMTSHTEPFVLELPNVWHLASDVAADLAPGADGGIPTSLALVEALHPTAAVCGFPTSVAGELISELEHMDRGPYAGPVGWMDAEGNGEWGIALRGAVIEGPRTVRLYAGCGIVAGSNPAAELAETWSKFRPMLEALDLDRAVGAVQGS is encoded by the coding sequence ATTATGACCACCCTGCGTTCCCTGACCGTGCCCATTGGTGAGCTGTCCGCCACAATCGGGCTCCTGGAGTACCTGGTCCTCAATGACCAGCTTGCTTGGATCCGCAGCGGTGAGGGGCTGGTGGGCTTCGGTGAAAGCGCACGGTTCACCGCCAGCGGCCCGGAGCGGTTCGCCGACGCTCAGCAGTGGTGGCTGAAGCTCGCCTCCGACGCCGACGTCGAGAATCCGCTGGTCGTTCCCGGCAGCGGACTGGCCGCTTTCGGCTCCTTCGGCTTTTCCAAGCGCTCCCCCTTTGAATCCCGGCTGGTGGTTCCGGAGATCATTGTCGGCAGCCGCGACGGCGTCGCCTGGATCACCCAGACGACGGCGGACCCCGACGCCGAGCTGAGCCTGGCCACCGCGCAGGCGGCCCTGGCCCATTACCTGGACGAGGTGCCGGTGGCCCGGGAACCGGATCCCGAAGACAAAATTCTGCCCGGCAACCTCAGCGAGGCCGAGTGGAAGAACGCCGTCGCCCGCTCGGTGGCGCACATCAACGCCGGAGACCTGAGCAAGATCGTCCTGGCCCGCGACATCGTGGCCTCGCTGGGATCCCCGGTTTCCGCGGCGCAGGTGCTGCGCGAGCTGGCCCTGCGCTACCGCAGCTGCTGGACCTACTCGGTGGACGGGCTGATCGGCTCCACGCCGGAGATGCTGATCAAGGTGGAAAACGGTGTCGCCCGCGCCCGCGTCCTGGCCGGAACCCTGGACCGGGCCACCGCGCCGGCGGACGATCCGGAATATGCGCAGCGGGTGCTGGCCGGCTCGGACAAGCAGCGGCACGAGCACCAGATCGCCATCGATTCGCTGACCCGCCAGCTGGAACCGTTCACCTCGTCGATGACTTCGCACACCGAGCCCTTCGTGCTGGAACTGCCCAATGTGTGGCATCTGGCGTCCGACGTCGCCGCGGATCTGGCTCCCGGCGCCGACGGGGGGATTCCCACCTCGCTGGCACTGGTGGAGGCACTGCACCCCACGGCTGCCGTCTGCGGTTTTCCGACCAGCGTTGCCGGCGAGCTGATCAGCGAACTTGAGCACATGGACCGCGGGCCGTATGCCGGGCCGGTCGGCTGGATGGATGCCGAAGGCAACGGCGAATGGGGCATCGCCCTGCGCGGTGCCGTCATCGAGGGTCCCCGCACCGTGCGCCTGTATGCCGGCTGCGGCATTGTGGCCGGGTCGAACCCGGCAGCGGAACTGGCGGAGACCTGGAGCAAGTTTCGGCCCATGCTCGAAGCGCTGGACCTGGACCGGGCCGTGGGTGCGGTGCAGGGGTCCTAG
- a CDS encoding amino acid ABC transporter permease: MKPSTRRRLFRGVLYAVFILVVLAVVLLADWKAIGVNFFDPEVAKEAFPTIITVAAKNTIIYTAIAFTGGLILGLILALMKLSPVAPYRWAATAYIEIFRGLPALLVIFAFAFAVPIAFSWRPPGGNAGAGLIALIVVSAAYIAETIRAGIQAVPPGQIEAARSLGMGPAWTMVSVTLPQAFRIITPPLTNELVILIKDTSLLFIAGMALADRELTTFARDAVSQNANATPLVLAALMYLIITLPLTQLVARLERHNQRGR; the protein is encoded by the coding sequence TTGAAACCCTCCACCCGCAGACGCCTCTTCCGGGGCGTCCTGTATGCCGTCTTTATCCTGGTCGTCCTGGCCGTAGTCCTGCTTGCGGACTGGAAAGCCATCGGGGTGAACTTCTTTGACCCCGAAGTGGCCAAGGAAGCATTCCCGACCATCATCACGGTGGCCGCCAAAAACACCATCATCTACACCGCGATCGCGTTTACCGGCGGCCTGATTCTCGGCCTGATCCTGGCCCTGATGAAGCTGTCCCCCGTGGCCCCCTACCGTTGGGCCGCCACCGCCTACATTGAAATCTTCCGCGGCCTGCCGGCCCTGCTGGTGATTTTCGCCTTTGCCTTCGCCGTGCCGATCGCGTTCTCCTGGCGTCCGCCGGGCGGCAACGCCGGGGCCGGCCTGATCGCCCTGATCGTCGTGTCCGCCGCCTACATCGCCGAGACCATCCGCGCCGGCATCCAGGCGGTTCCGCCGGGCCAGATCGAAGCGGCCCGGTCCCTGGGCATGGGCCCGGCCTGGACCATGGTGTCGGTCACCCTCCCGCAGGCCTTCCGCATCATCACGCCGCCGCTGACCAACGAGCTGGTCATCCTGATCAAGGACACCTCGCTGCTGTTCATCGCCGGCATGGCGCTGGCGGACCGTGAACTCACCACGTTCGCCCGCGACGCCGTCTCGCAGAATGCCAACGCCACTCCACTGGTGCTGGCCGCCCTGATGTACCTGATCATCACGCTGCCGCTCACGCAGCTGGTGGCCAGGCTTGAACGCCACAACCAGAGAGGCCGGTGA
- a CDS encoding HIT family protein, producing MQQPGTVGDAPRNAVWPSHAPENYQCPFCDMASGEYRFPGNLCEPGDLVYSDDLVLAFIASHGFDPEPGHVLVTPREHFELLYELPDDVAARLMIVTRDIAVAIKTAWRPDGVTTRQHNEPAGSQHVWHYHQHVLPRWDNDGLYFTPKRPIVDPAVRARKAAELRAVLTVSEYGL from the coding sequence ATGCAGCAGCCCGGCACCGTTGGCGACGCACCGCGGAACGCGGTGTGGCCCAGCCACGCACCGGAGAATTACCAGTGCCCGTTCTGCGACATGGCTTCCGGGGAGTACCGGTTTCCGGGCAACCTGTGCGAGCCCGGGGACCTGGTCTATTCCGATGACCTGGTCCTCGCGTTCATCGCCTCGCACGGCTTCGATCCGGAGCCCGGCCACGTCCTGGTGACCCCGCGCGAGCATTTCGAGCTGCTGTATGAACTGCCCGACGACGTCGCCGCCCGCCTCATGATCGTCACCCGGGACATTGCGGTGGCCATCAAGACGGCCTGGCGGCCCGACGGCGTCACCACGCGCCAGCACAACGAGCCGGCCGGCAGCCAGCACGTCTGGCACTACCACCAGCATGTGCTGCCCCGCTGGGACAACGACGGACTCTACTTCACGCCCAAGCGCCCGATCGTTGATCCGGCCGTCCGCGCCCGGAAGGCCGCCGAGCTGCGGGCGGTCCTCACGGTCTCGGAGTACGGGCTCTAG
- a CDS encoding transporter substrate-binding domain-containing protein, which produces MLTKARRTALAAVTLGALALTACGGDDSSSESGANSGLGLVSEGTLTVCSEIPYVPFEYVEDGEYTGFDIDLIREVATGMGLEMEIQQQGFEAIQGGTAVTAGMCDLSASAVTITPERADKLLFSDPYYDSLQTLMVPKGSDIQGIEDLAGKRVGVQQSTTGAAYAQENVQDAEIIEYPGDGELFQAIQGESVDAVLQDIAVNTAHTADGDFDIVEEYETDESYGFATKKENTALIEEINTQLTELRDNGKYQEIYDKYFAE; this is translated from the coding sequence ATGCTGACAAAAGCACGCAGAACCGCCCTTGCCGCAGTGACTCTGGGCGCCCTGGCGCTGACCGCCTGCGGTGGAGATGATTCCTCCAGCGAGTCCGGTGCCAACTCCGGACTCGGACTGGTTTCCGAGGGCACCCTGACCGTTTGCTCCGAGATCCCCTACGTACCGTTCGAGTATGTGGAGGACGGGGAATACACCGGTTTTGATATCGACCTGATCCGGGAGGTCGCCACCGGGATGGGCCTGGAAATGGAAATCCAGCAGCAGGGCTTTGAAGCCATCCAGGGCGGGACTGCCGTCACCGCGGGGATGTGCGACCTGAGCGCCAGCGCCGTCACCATCACGCCCGAGCGTGCCGACAAGCTGCTGTTCAGCGACCCGTACTACGACTCCCTGCAGACCCTGATGGTTCCTAAGGGATCGGATATCCAGGGCATTGAGGATCTCGCCGGCAAGCGGGTTGGCGTGCAGCAGTCCACCACCGGTGCCGCCTACGCACAGGAAAACGTCCAGGATGCCGAAATCATCGAGTACCCCGGTGACGGCGAACTGTTCCAGGCCATTCAGGGTGAAAGCGTCGACGCGGTCCTGCAGGACATCGCAGTGAACACGGCGCATACCGCCGACGGCGACTTCGACATTGTTGAAGAGTACGAGACGGACGAGTCCTACGGTTTCGCCACCAAGAAGGAAAATACGGCCCTGATCGAAGAGATCAACACCCAGCTGACCGAGCTTCGGGACAACGGCAAGTACCAAGAAATCTACGATAAGTACTTTGCTGAATAA
- a CDS encoding HNH endonuclease signature motif containing protein, with amino-acid sequence MDQHRRNPGTDAGPEQAAEPRSLAVYEAELVPGTVSADGSFPFADGPTDAESASAPVYRDGFTGSLALQGVEALDDEAASAVLTRLDHVIRWAQAQQAKVLHRIETVYREDIRSATGTIDPQLAFSLAASEAATILQLPYNTGKRLMVQAGTLCQTHTATLTKLQDGGISYGHVQTVLEQSVGVPRPAVPDFEAKLLELADGQTQPQFGVRARRLRKKEYPETIVERQLTAFEQRKVCLEPAQDGMSWLSALLPAEKTQVIFTQLCQAARGEQAAGDPRTVDQLRADILQDLLLNRGGHTCGTASAGKADKAAGSNIASAKGSRATKDSSANDSSTTCTGGGAKARAEILVLITAETLCGADDQPAELHGYGPISPQTARRMAREAAKWTPVERDPDTEEILRVGRRRKVPSGLKRWLRARDGTCRFPGCRSNVVISEIDHTKPWAQGGATDHDNLEHLCRRHHMFKTEGFWKARQPEPGIIEWTSPAGRTYRTEPHFSLASDASDAEKPPGPPHRAQPYFPIRNVPESDGPDDYGGNTPPF; translated from the coding sequence ATGGATCAGCACAGGAGAAATCCCGGCACGGATGCCGGGCCTGAACAGGCTGCGGAACCCCGCAGTCTGGCGGTCTATGAGGCTGAGCTGGTCCCTGGCACTGTCTCCGCCGACGGTTCGTTTCCCTTCGCCGACGGCCCCACGGATGCCGAATCAGCCTCCGCGCCGGTATACCGGGACGGGTTCACCGGGTCGTTGGCCTTGCAGGGTGTCGAGGCCCTGGACGATGAAGCAGCCAGCGCGGTCCTCACACGGCTGGATCATGTGATCCGGTGGGCGCAGGCGCAGCAGGCCAAGGTCCTGCACCGCATCGAAACTGTTTACCGGGAGGACATTCGGTCCGCGACCGGAACCATCGACCCCCAGCTGGCCTTCAGCCTCGCCGCCTCGGAAGCGGCGACCATCCTGCAGTTGCCGTACAACACCGGGAAACGGCTCATGGTCCAAGCTGGAACCCTATGCCAGACCCATACCGCTACCCTGACGAAGCTGCAGGACGGCGGCATCAGCTACGGACATGTCCAGACAGTGCTGGAACAATCGGTCGGTGTGCCGCGCCCGGCAGTGCCGGACTTCGAGGCGAAGCTGCTGGAACTGGCGGACGGACAGACTCAGCCCCAGTTTGGTGTCCGGGCCCGGCGGCTGCGGAAAAAGGAGTACCCCGAGACCATCGTGGAGCGGCAACTCACTGCGTTTGAGCAGCGGAAAGTGTGTCTGGAACCGGCTCAGGACGGCATGTCCTGGCTCTCAGCGTTGCTGCCTGCGGAGAAGACGCAAGTAATCTTCACCCAGCTGTGTCAGGCCGCCCGGGGTGAGCAGGCCGCCGGGGACCCACGGACGGTGGATCAGCTGCGCGCGGACATTCTGCAGGATCTGCTGCTCAACCGCGGCGGCCACACCTGCGGCACTGCGAGCGCAGGGAAAGCCGATAAAGCAGCCGGGTCGAACATTGCCAGCGCCAAGGGTTCCCGCGCCACGAAGGATTCCAGCGCCAACGATTCCAGCACCACCTGCACCGGCGGCGGAGCCAAGGCCCGGGCCGAAATCCTGGTGCTGATCACCGCCGAAACCCTCTGCGGTGCCGACGACCAGCCCGCCGAACTGCACGGGTACGGCCCGATCAGTCCGCAGACCGCACGTCGGATGGCCCGCGAGGCCGCGAAATGGACCCCGGTGGAGCGGGATCCGGACACCGAGGAAATCCTGAGGGTGGGTCGAAGACGGAAAGTCCCCTCAGGGTTGAAGCGTTGGCTGCGGGCGCGGGATGGGACCTGCCGGTTTCCGGGGTGCCGATCGAACGTGGTGATTTCCGAGATCGACCACACCAAACCCTGGGCGCAGGGTGGGGCAACGGATCACGACAACCTCGAGCATCTCTGCCGGCGGCACCACATGTTCAAAACCGAGGGCTTCTGGAAGGCCCGACAACCCGAGCCCGGCATCATCGAGTGGACGTCACCAGCCGGCCGGACCTACCGGACCGAACCGCACTTCTCCCTTGCATCCGATGCCTCCGACGCCGAGAAACCTCCCGGACCTCCACATCGGGCCCAGCCGTATTTCCCGATCCGGAACGTGCCGGAGAGCGATGGCCCGGATGACTACGGCGGAAACACACCGCCGTTCTAG
- a CDS encoding demethylmenaquinone methyltransferase, with the protein MNRASLDKRPDEVAAMFDDVAPNYDIVNDVLSLGQTRRWRRIVVDAVGAAPGQRVLDLAAGTGTSSEPYADAGINVVACDFSLGMLKVGKRRRPDIDFVAGDATNLPFEDNSFDASTISFGLRNVNEPKKALAEMLRVTKPGGRLVIAEFSSPTQPAWRTIYTEYLMRALPPIARVVASNPDAYVYLAESIRAWPNQDQLAGWITESGWENVAYRNLTGGIVAVHRAVKPGRTAI; encoded by the coding sequence GTGAATCGCGCATCGTTGGATAAACGCCCGGATGAAGTCGCTGCCATGTTTGATGACGTGGCGCCGAACTACGACATTGTGAACGACGTGCTGTCCCTGGGACAGACGCGCCGTTGGCGCCGCATCGTGGTGGACGCCGTGGGCGCCGCTCCCGGCCAGCGGGTCCTGGACCTGGCCGCCGGAACGGGCACCTCCAGCGAGCCCTACGCCGACGCCGGCATCAACGTGGTGGCCTGCGACTTCTCCCTCGGCATGCTCAAGGTCGGCAAGCGCCGCCGCCCGGACATCGACTTTGTGGCCGGCGACGCCACCAACCTGCCGTTCGAGGACAACTCCTTTGACGCATCCACCATCTCCTTCGGCCTGCGCAACGTGAACGAACCGAAAAAGGCGCTCGCCGAGATGCTGCGCGTCACCAAGCCCGGCGGCCGTCTGGTCATCGCCGAGTTCTCCTCGCCCACCCAGCCGGCATGGCGGACCATTTACACCGAATACCTGATGCGTGCGCTGCCGCCCATCGCCCGCGTGGTTGCTTCCAACCCCGACGCCTACGTCTACTTGGCCGAATCCATCCGTGCCTGGCCGAACCAGGACCAGCTGGCCGGCTGGATCACCGAATCCGGCTGGGAAAACGTGGCCTACCGAAACCTCACCGGCGGCATCGTGGCTGTGCACCGCGCTGTAAAGCCGGGGAGGACAGCCATCTAA